ACACAATGTCGCCCTGATCAGCTGGGTTCTTGCCCTTCGCCATGCCAGCATCCAACCTCCGGCGTCCTGCCTGCCTTGCTGCCAACGAACATGGAAACTCCTGCTTTGGAGCTGGATCTGCCAGATCCTGAGCAGGACGACATCAGCACGATGGAGTTTCTGGCTCGCTTGGAGGAGGCCTGGGCTGTCTGTGACAAGTTCGATCTACAGACCGAGATCTGGCGTGGAAAGATTCTCAAGGCCGTTCGCGATCGTGAAAAGAGGGGGGGAGAGGGACGTGGCGCCGGATTCCTGCAATGGCTTAGGGAGCGGGAGATCAGCAAGACCCGGGCCTATGGATTGATTCAGCTCGCAGAGTCGGCGCAAGAAATGCTGGGTGAGGGTGTGCTCGAGGAGGCCAGCGTTAATCAGTTCTCCAAGCGCGCCTTCATGGAAACCACTCAGGCTGCTCCGGAGGTGCAGTTGATGATCTCCGAAGCTGCCAATGAAGGTCAGGAGATCACCCGCAAACAGGTTCGACGTCTGACGGACGAGTTCATGGCTGCCACCAGTCCTCTGCTGCCTGAGGAGATCAGGCAGCGCACCCAGGAGAATCTGCTGCCATCGAAAGTTGTTGCTCCTCTGGTGCGTGAGCTGTCCAAGTTGCCTGAGCCACAACAGGAGGACTTACGCAAGGTGCTGCGGGACGAGCCCGAGCTTGATCGTATTAAGGATGTGACCCACACTGCTCGCTGGATCACCAAGGCGACGGAATCCAGCATTGCCGTTCGCGCCTTTCAGCAAGGTGAGCTTGATCTCGAGAAGGCGATGCAGGAAGCTCAGCGGCTGGATGCACTCGGATTGCTGGCTGATGCCGTCGGTCAGGCTCAGTCTCTTGAATCGGCAGTGCTGAAGCTGCACACGTCGTGGCGACGACTGGGAGGTTTGCAGGAACGGCTTTGGGTGGAAAGTGGCAGCAGTACGCCCTATCTGCGGGATGTACTCTCGGCGCTTCAGAGTCTCAGCGGCGCAACATTTCGGGTCTCTCTGGGTGAATTGGCGGGGGGGAAGCGGGTACGTCTCCAGTTGGTTGAGGAATCACCGGACCAGCTGGATCCCCCTCCGATCCCCTAGATCTGGGGCTCGGTAGGCTGGTCACACCCCATCCATGGAGTGCTTTGGACCTGCTGCTGGACGCGCTAAAGCGCCATTACGGCTGGTCCGAGTTCCGGCCAGGGCAGCGCTCCGTCGTGGAATGTCTGTTGCAGGGTCAGGACTGCTTGGCGGTGTTGCCGACCGGTGGGGGCAAATCGCTTTGTTTTCAGTTGCCTGCCTTGGTGAGATCGGGCCTCGTGGTGGTGATCTCCCCCTTGGTGGCCCTGATGGAAGATCAGGTTCTCCAGTTGAGTCGTCGAGGCATTGCAGCGGCCTGTCTTCACGGCGGTATTGCGCCGGCTCAGAGACGGCAGACGCTCTCGCAGCTCAGCGACGGATCACTGCGGCTGTTGTATCTCGCACCAGAGCGTCTTCAGGGTGAAGCCACCCGTTCCGTTCTGCAGGAGCATGCCGCCACAGGTCAGTTGGTAGCGCTTGCGGTGGATGAGGCCCACTGCATCAGTGCCTGGGGGCATGACTTCCGCCCTGATTACCGCCGGCTGGGTGAGTTGCGAGCTCTTTGTCCAGGGGTTCCATTGGTGGCTCTCAGTGCCACGGCAGCTCCCCGTGTCAGGGCAGACATCCTTCGTCTTCTTCACCTCCGGCGGCCATTGATCCAGGTGGGATCGGCTCGACGCCACAACCTGCACTACGCCATGCGCCGGCGGGTTGGGGATCCTTTGCAGGATGTTGTTAACGCGTTGGGAAATGCCCGTGGTGCCTGTCTGATCTACGCCCGCACCCGTGTCTCGGTGGAGCGTTGGACTGAGCGGCTCTGTGCCAACGGAATTCAGGCCATCGCTTATCACGCTGGCCTGGATCCTGACGTGCGGCATCGGGCTCTCGAGCATTTCTTGGGAGCGCAGGATCCCGTGCTGGTGGCCACCGTGGCTTTTGGTATGGGAGTGGACCGGCCTGATGTTGGTTTGGTTTTGCATCTGGACCTTCCGAGTACTCCTGAGGGCTACCTGCAGGAGTCAGGTCGCGCAGGACGCGATGGCAAGCCAGCTCATTGCCTGGTGTTGTTTTCACCGAGAGATCGAACCAGCCTTGGCTGGGCGATGCAGAGTGCTCTTCGCCGGTCATCAGCCAGCGATGCTGCCGAAGAATCCCGTCGGATTGAATTGGCGCAGCAGCAGTTGCGTCGTATGGAGGCCGTCGCCGAGGGAGAAACCTGTAGAGAACAAGCTCTGCTGTTGTCTGTTGGTGAACTGGTTCCTCCCTGCGGCCGCTGTGATCGCTGTCTTTCCAATACCTCAAGGCAGGACTGGTCCGATGAGGCCACAGCTGTTCTGGAGTTGCTAGCGGAGGTCCACGGCACAGACTCCCGCAGGCTCAGTGAACGGCTCAATGCTGAAGAAGGCCGCTCAGCGTATTGGGGATGGCTGACGCGACGGCTAGTTCAGGAGGAGTTGATCCATGAAACCGATGACGGCAGCCAGCGCTTGTACTTGAAGGAAAGCGGCCGGCGCTTTCTGCGTCAGCCTTGGCCCTTGCACTACGCGGCTTGAGCCGGATTCAACGTTTCGCAGTCGTGCAGCGATCCTTGACGAGAGCCTTTTCAAACGCGGACTGGGGTGCAATCCAGTTTTTCCACATTCCGTTAGCGCCGGTGGCATTGATCTTTTTGGCAGAGCAGTTCACTGCCACATAAAGCGATTGCCCATCGCTGTTCAGTGTCGGAGCTACTTCGCTTCCCCCCATCGACTGCCAGTTGCTCCAGTCGACCTGCAGTGGGCCATAGGTGCGCCAGGCGGCTGGCTTGGGCTGCACGCTTGTTGTTGTTTGGCTCGCTTTGGCAGTTGTCACGGGTTTGACCCCCTTGGGCTTCACTGCTTCCGGTTTCACAGCCTCTGGTTTTGCAGCGGACGATTGGACGTTCTCGGCCTTTGGTTCGACTTGTGTTGGCTGCTGCTTTTCGGGTTGGCTCTCGGTCAGCAATGGTTGCTGTTCTGTGGCTGCTGTTGATGTATTGCTGGTGCTCTCGGTGGAGCGCAGCATCAGCTGAGTTCCGATATTGACCTGGTTGGGGTTCTGAATGGCATTGATGCTGATCAATGACGCAATCGGGATGTCGTAGGCCTTGGCGATTTGGGTAAGAGTTTGGCCTCGGGCCACGGTGTGGGAGATGGCATTGGGCTTGGCCTGAATCGGCACAGGCTTGGCGATGGCTTTGGGTTTTGCTTGAGGAAGCACCGCGTTGCTGGGCAGCTTTAGGGTTTGACCGATCTCAACATGATCAGCACTCGACAGTCCGTTCAGTGCCATCAACTGGCGCTCACTGACTCTGTACTGCGCAGCAATGCCGCTGAGGGTGTCGCCGGACTGCACGCTGTGACGGCCCTTGCCGGCTGAAACGCTTCCCGGCAGCCGCAGTGTCTGGCCGGCCTCCACATGATCCGAGTTTCTGATTCCGTTGAGGCGCATCAGGCTGTTCATCGACACGCCATACCGATCCGCAATATCGGAAAGGGTCTCCC
Above is a window of Synechococcus sp. BIOS-U3-1 DNA encoding:
- a CDS encoding LysM peptidoglycan-binding domain-containing protein, which produces MRRTLLTVLAVIALTPLAGHGANVTVQSGETLSDIADRYGVSMNSLMRLNGIRNSDHVEAGQTLRLPGSVSAGKGRHSVQSGDTLSGIAAQYRVSERQLMALNGLSSADHVEIGQTLKLPSNAVLPQAKPKAIAKPVPIQAKPNAISHTVARGQTLTQIAKAYDIPIASLISINAIQNPNQVNIGTQLMLRSTESTSNTSTAATEQQPLLTESQPEKQQPTQVEPKAENVQSSAAKPEAVKPEAVKPKGVKPVTTAKASQTTTSVQPKPAAWRTYGPLQVDWSNWQSMGGSEVAPTLNSDGQSLYVAVNCSAKKINATGANGMWKNWIAPQSAFEKALVKDRCTTAKR
- a CDS encoding RecQ family ATP-dependent DNA helicase → MDLLLDALKRHYGWSEFRPGQRSVVECLLQGQDCLAVLPTGGGKSLCFQLPALVRSGLVVVISPLVALMEDQVLQLSRRGIAAACLHGGIAPAQRRQTLSQLSDGSLRLLYLAPERLQGEATRSVLQEHAATGQLVALAVDEAHCISAWGHDFRPDYRRLGELRALCPGVPLVALSATAAPRVRADILRLLHLRRPLIQVGSARRHNLHYAMRRRVGDPLQDVVNALGNARGACLIYARTRVSVERWTERLCANGIQAIAYHAGLDPDVRHRALEHFLGAQDPVLVATVAFGMGVDRPDVGLVLHLDLPSTPEGYLQESGRAGRDGKPAHCLVLFSPRDRTSLGWAMQSALRRSSASDAAEESRRIELAQQQLRRMEAVAEGETCREQALLLSVGELVPPCGRCDRCLSNTSRQDWSDEATAVLELLAEVHGTDSRRLSERLNAEEGRSAYWGWLTRRLVQEELIHETDDGSQRLYLKESGRRFLRQPWPLHYAA